The Xanthocytophaga agilis genome window below encodes:
- the ilvN gene encoding acetolactate synthase small subunit: protein MNTPQPDNERTFIISVLTENKSGLLNAITIIFTRRKINIESINVSESEVAGVSRYTIVVKLTRERAEKLVKQIRKLIEVLGAFLYEEEDTHYQELALYKVPLEPFLNDSQNTIENLIRQHFARILMVEREYIIIEKTGRKSETQQLFEELKAFGVSEFVRSARISISKSKRRTERFLEELEELSARTSKKVEYQD from the coding sequence AAAACAAAAGCGGGTTGCTTAATGCAATTACCATTATCTTTACGCGCCGGAAGATAAACATTGAGAGTATCAATGTCTCAGAATCAGAAGTGGCAGGTGTGAGCCGTTATACGATTGTTGTGAAGCTTACTCGTGAAAGAGCTGAAAAGCTGGTAAAACAGATTCGTAAACTGATTGAAGTATTAGGTGCCTTTCTGTATGAAGAGGAAGATACTCATTACCAGGAGCTTGCATTGTATAAAGTTCCTCTGGAACCCTTCCTGAATGATAGTCAGAATACTATTGAAAATCTGATACGTCAGCATTTTGCACGTATTCTGATGGTAGAACGTGAATATATTATTATTGAAAAAACTGGTAGAAAGAGCGAAACCCAACAGTTGTTCGAAGAACTAAAAGCATTTGGTGTTTCTGAATTTGTTCGTTCTGCCCGAATCTCAATATCTAAGTCCAAGCGTCGTACAGAGCGATTCCTGGAAGAGCTGGAAGAACTTAGTGCCAGAACATCTAAAAAAGTTGAGTATCAGGATTAA